A stretch of Bacillus pseudomycoides DNA encodes these proteins:
- a CDS encoding nucleoside transporter C-terminal domain-containing protein has translation MQYVMSVIGILVVLGLCFALSNNKSKINFRAIAIMIGFQILIGWFMFGTKIGQQIIIFISKVFNKLIKLGTTGVDFLFNGIQRDFVFFLNVLLIIVFFSALLSIFSYLGVLPFIVRVVGGAISKITGLPRVESFHAVNSVFFGSSEALIVIKNDLKHFNKNRMFIICCSAMSSVSASVTASYVMMLDAKYVLAALPLNLFSSLIVCSLLTPVDTQKEEEVVQKFDRSLFGDSFIGAMINGALDGLKVAGIVAALMIAFIGVMEVVNYVISAASGAMGYAVTLQQLFGYILAPFAFLMGIPAHDIIPAGGIMGTKIVLNEFVAILDLKEVAKTLSPRTVGIVTVFLISFASISQIGAIVGTIRALSEKQGSVVSKFGWKMLFASTLASILSATIAGLFI, from the coding sequence ATGCAATATGTAATGAGCGTTATCGGCATTCTTGTCGTGTTAGGTTTATGTTTTGCTTTGTCAAACAACAAAAGTAAAATCAACTTCCGTGCAATTGCTATTATGATCGGCTTCCAAATTTTAATTGGTTGGTTTATGTTTGGCACAAAAATTGGTCAACAGATCATCATTTTTATTAGTAAAGTGTTCAACAAACTAATTAAACTTGGTACAACAGGTGTCGATTTTCTCTTTAACGGTATTCAAAGAGACTTTGTCTTTTTCTTAAATGTATTACTAATTATCGTCTTTTTCTCAGCACTACTTTCTATTTTTAGCTATTTAGGCGTTTTACCATTCATCGTTCGTGTTGTCGGCGGTGCAATTTCCAAAATTACTGGTTTACCACGCGTCGAATCATTCCATGCAGTAAATTCTGTATTCTTTGGCTCAAGTGAAGCATTAATCGTTATTAAAAATGACTTAAAGCACTTTAATAAAAACCGTATGTTTATCATCTGCTGTTCAGCAATGAGCTCTGTTTCAGCTTCTGTTACAGCATCGTACGTTATGATGTTAGATGCAAAATATGTACTAGCGGCACTTCCATTGAACTTATTCTCTAGCTTAATTGTTTGTTCATTATTAACACCAGTTGATACGCAAAAAGAAGAAGAAGTAGTTCAAAAATTTGATAGAAGCTTATTCGGTGACAGCTTTATCGGTGCAATGATTAACGGTGCACTAGATGGCTTAAAAGTGGCGGGTATTGTTGCTGCTTTAATGATCGCCTTTATTGGTGTTATGGAAGTTGTTAACTATGTAATTAGCGCAGCTTCAGGCGCAATGGGATATGCCGTTACATTACAACAATTATTCGGTTATATTCTCGCTCCATTTGCATTCCTAATGGGTATCCCAGCTCACGATATTATCCCAGCTGGTGGAATCATGGGAACAAAAATTGTCTTAAATGAATTCGTGGCTATTCTTGATTTAAAAGAAGTCGCAAAAACGTTATCTCCACGTACAGTTGGAATCGTTACCGTATTCTTAATTAGCTTCGCAAGTATTAGTCAAATCGGTGCGATTGTCGGTACAATCCGTGCCCTTTCTGAAAAACAAGGAAGCGTCGTATCTAAATTTGGTTGGAAAATGCTATTTGCATCAACACTTGCTTCTATTTTATCCGCTACAATTGCTGGATTATTTATTTAA
- the rlmD gene encoding 23S rRNA (uracil(1939)-C(5))-methyltransferase RlmD yields the protein MSNKMTPPVEKNEFIDVVFEDLTHDGAGVAKVKGYPIFVKNGLPGEEAQIKIIKVKKNFAFGRLMKLHTESPYRKDAECPVYNQCGGCQLQHLTYEGQLKAKEKQVRDVIQRIGGLHDVPVHPVLGMENPWVYRNKAQVPIGEREGGLVAGFYRQGTHDIINMETCLIQAEENDALIQEVKRICEKHGITAYNEERHKGTLRHMMARYGQVTGEIMLVFITRTTELPNKKAIIEEITAKFPNVKSIVQNVNTKRTNVIFGDTTTVLYGSEYIYDFIGDIKFAISARSFYQVNPEQTKVLYDKALEYAKLDGNETVIDAYCGIGSISLFLAQKAKKVYGVEIVPEAIEDANRNAALNNITNAEFAVGEAEVVIPNWYKEGVIADTIVVDPPRKGCDEALLNTIIDMKPKRVVYVSCNPATLARDLKVLEEGGYKTQEVQPVDMFPHTTHCEAVAWLELV from the coding sequence ATGAGTAATAAAATGACGCCACCAGTTGAAAAGAACGAGTTTATAGATGTAGTATTTGAAGATTTAACACATGATGGTGCCGGTGTTGCGAAAGTGAAAGGATATCCTATTTTCGTAAAAAACGGATTACCAGGTGAAGAAGCACAAATTAAAATTATTAAAGTAAAGAAGAACTTCGCATTTGGTCGTTTAATGAAGCTTCATACAGAAAGTCCATATCGTAAAGATGCAGAATGCCCAGTTTACAACCAATGCGGCGGTTGTCAGCTTCAGCACTTAACATATGAAGGACAACTAAAGGCGAAAGAAAAACAAGTGCGTGACGTAATACAGCGCATCGGTGGACTGCACGACGTACCAGTTCATCCTGTTCTTGGTATGGAAAATCCGTGGGTTTATCGAAACAAAGCACAAGTACCGATTGGAGAACGTGAAGGTGGACTTGTAGCGGGTTTTTATCGTCAAGGAACGCATGACATCATTAATATGGAAACATGCTTAATTCAAGCAGAAGAAAATGATGCATTAATTCAAGAAGTAAAACGTATTTGTGAAAAACACGGGATCACGGCTTACAATGAAGAACGTCATAAAGGAACGCTTCGCCACATGATGGCCCGTTACGGACAAGTAACAGGGGAAATTATGCTTGTCTTCATCACGCGTACGACAGAACTTCCAAACAAAAAGGCGATCATCGAAGAAATCACAGCGAAGTTCCCAAATGTAAAATCAATCGTACAAAATGTAAACACGAAACGTACAAACGTAATTTTCGGAGACACAACAACAGTTCTATATGGATCAGAATATATTTATGACTTTATCGGTGACATCAAATTTGCCATCTCAGCACGTTCGTTCTATCAAGTAAACCCAGAACAAACGAAAGTGCTATATGATAAAGCGTTAGAATACGCAAAGTTAGATGGAAACGAAACAGTAATCGACGCATACTGCGGAATCGGATCAATTTCCCTATTCTTAGCGCAAAAAGCGAAAAAAGTATACGGCGTTGAAATCGTTCCAGAAGCAATCGAAGACGCAAACCGAAACGCTGCACTAAACAACATAACAAACGCTGAATTTGCAGTAGGAGAAGCAGAAGTAGTTATTCCGAACTGGTACAAAGAAGGCGTAATTGCTGATACAATCGTTGTCGACCCACCGCGTAAAGGCTGTGATGAAGCATTACTAAATACAATCATTGATATGAAGCCAAAGCGTGTTGTATATGTATCATGTAACCCGGCGACACTAGCACGTGATTTGAAAGTGCTTGAAGAAGGTGGGTATAAGACGCAGGAGGTTCAGCCTGTTGATATGTTCCCGCATACTACGCATTGTGAAGCGGTCGCGTGGTTGGAGTTGGTATAA
- a CDS encoding polysaccharide deacetylase family protein has product MKKYACIALLSSAILVGCNPSTASEEQTKEATYKSQKETKEVQAKAVEVPVTQGLISWDPFEYNAKNTTLYTKNLRDSFKEVRYNIWRTADGPESKQTFVSKDKTRDFALPFHLQSFHLKRGEFQIETVGLKEDNTEVPLVKSTITFQQYVPFLMYHAIEKYPGPSDGDLGLYVSPEQFEKHMQYLKDNGYTMLTFERWGDVNRVNKPVFVTMDDGRKNNMNALHILQKLKDDRFQPAATEFLVSSTIDTPNRLTTDDIKQMLDSGIFSIQSHTANHTMMAYTTNYDEELRASKEKIEGLTGKKVIALAYPVGSYNDPAVEETKKHYEFAVTTDHGTHITKGTPNEQYLIKRHFVGPNTTMAQFMSLVKEKY; this is encoded by the coding sequence ATGAAGAAATATGCATGTATCGCTTTACTTTCTTCTGCTATTCTCGTAGGTTGTAACCCTAGCACCGCTAGTGAAGAACAGACAAAAGAAGCAACTTACAAGAGCCAAAAGGAGACGAAAGAAGTACAAGCCAAAGCAGTAGAAGTACCTGTAACACAAGGGCTCATTTCATGGGATCCGTTTGAATACAACGCAAAAAACACTACGCTTTATACAAAAAATTTAAGAGATTCATTTAAAGAAGTTCGTTACAATATTTGGCGTACAGCTGATGGCCCTGAAAGTAAACAGACCTTTGTATCAAAAGACAAAACTCGTGATTTTGCTCTCCCATTTCATTTACAATCGTTTCATTTAAAACGTGGAGAATTTCAAATTGAAACAGTGGGATTAAAAGAAGACAACACCGAAGTTCCTCTAGTGAAATCTACGATTACATTCCAACAATATGTCCCTTTCCTTATGTACCATGCTATTGAAAAATACCCTGGACCAAGTGATGGCGATTTAGGTTTATATGTATCACCAGAACAATTTGAAAAACATATGCAATATTTAAAAGATAACGGTTATACAATGTTGACGTTTGAGCGTTGGGGTGACGTAAACCGTGTGAATAAACCTGTCTTTGTGACAATGGATGATGGCCGAAAAAATAATATGAACGCCCTTCATATTTTACAAAAATTAAAAGATGATAGATTCCAACCAGCAGCAACAGAATTCCTCGTTTCAAGTACTATTGATACACCAAATCGTCTTACGACAGATGATATAAAACAAATGCTTGATTCAGGTATTTTTTCAATTCAATCTCATACTGCTAATCATACAATGATGGCTTATACAACTAACTACGATGAAGAATTACGTGCATCTAAAGAAAAAATTGAAGGTCTTACAGGGAAAAAAGTCATCGCCCTCGCCTACCCAGTAGGTTCTTATAATGATCCAGCTGTGGAAGAAACAAAGAAACATTATGAATTTGCAGTAACCACCGATCATGGAACTCATATTACAAAAGGCACACCAAATGAACAATACTTAATTAAGCGACATTTTGTTGGCCCTAATACAACAATGGCGCAGTTCATGTCGCTTGTAAAAGAAAAATATTAA
- a CDS encoding tRNA-dihydrouridine synthase, producing MIDNFWRDLPRPFFVLAPMEDVTDVVFRHVVSEAGRPDVFFTEFTNSDSYCHPEGMKSVRGRLIFTEDEQPMVAHIWGDNPEYFRQMSIGMAELGFKGIDINMGCPVPNVASRGKGSGLILRPNVAAELIQAAKAGGLPVSVKTRLGFKELNEWEEWLTHIFKQDIANLSIHLRTREEMSQVDAHWELIPEIKKLRDRIAPNTLLTINGDIPDRQTGLQLAEKYGIDGVMIGRGIFKNPFAFEKEPKEHSSKEHLDLLRLQLDLQDQYAEVLPRSITGLHRFFKIYVKGFHGAAELRNQLMNTKSTDEVRALLDNFEKDGDSEMV from the coding sequence ATGATAGATAATTTTTGGCGTGATTTACCACGACCATTTTTTGTACTTGCACCAATGGAAGATGTGACAGATGTTGTTTTTCGTCACGTAGTAAGTGAAGCCGGTCGACCGGATGTATTTTTCACAGAGTTTACAAACTCGGATAGCTATTGTCATCCAGAGGGTATGAAAAGTGTGCGTGGCCGTTTGATTTTTACAGAAGATGAACAGCCAATGGTGGCACATATTTGGGGGGATAATCCCGAATATTTCCGTCAAATGAGTATTGGCATGGCAGAGCTAGGATTTAAAGGCATCGATATTAATATGGGCTGCCCTGTACCGAATGTGGCATCGAGAGGGAAAGGTAGTGGCCTTATTCTGCGTCCAAACGTTGCGGCAGAACTTATTCAAGCAGCAAAAGCGGGCGGATTGCCTGTAAGCGTAAAAACACGACTTGGCTTTAAGGAGTTAAATGAGTGGGAGGAGTGGTTAACGCATATTTTCAAACAGGATATTGCCAACCTTTCTATTCATTTACGTACAAGAGAAGAAATGAGCCAAGTAGATGCGCATTGGGAGCTAATTCCGGAAATCAAAAAATTACGTGACCGTATCGCACCAAATACGCTACTAACAATCAATGGAGACATTCCTGACCGTCAAACTGGGCTACAGCTTGCTGAAAAATATGGTATTGATGGCGTTATGATCGGGCGAGGTATTTTTAAAAATCCTTTTGCTTTTGAAAAAGAACCAAAAGAGCATAGCAGTAAAGAACACCTTGATCTTTTAAGACTGCAGCTTGATCTTCAAGATCAATATGCGGAAGTACTGCCACGTTCAATCACGGGGCTTCATCGTTTTTTCAAAATTTATGTCAAAGGATTCCATGGAGCTGCTGAATTAAGAAATCAATTGATGAACACGAAATCAACAGATGAAGTGCGTGCATTGCTTGATAACTTTGAAAAAGACGGGGACAGTGAAATGGTGTAA
- a CDS encoding aminopeptidase, with protein sequence MPFEQTLEKYAALAVNVGVNIQPGQTLSISAPLEAAPFVRLVTEKAYKSGAKHVYVDWNDEVLTRLKFDLAPEEAFSEFPAWKAHAREELAKEGAAFMSIYAENPDLLKGVDAKRIASAHKVAGEAMKVYRDYVQADKVSWCVISVPTKEWAAKVFPDVAPEKQEEKLWDAIFQATRANLENPVEAWKEHDETLHKKVDYLNEKHYKALHYTGPGTDLTIELPEKHVWAGAGSLNEKNIPFMANIPTEEVFTMPLKTGVNGQVSSTKPLVFAGNIIDNFTLTFENGRIVDYKADVGEEALKHLVETDEGSHFLGEVALVPHDSPISNTNILFYNTLFDENASCHLAIGNAYAFNLEGGKTMTKEELAENGANSSITHEDFMIGSAELDIDGITADGTHEPIFRKGNWAF encoded by the coding sequence ATGCCATTTGAACAAACGTTAGAAAAGTATGCTGCTCTTGCAGTAAATGTCGGTGTTAATATTCAACCTGGGCAAACATTATCCATTAGTGCGCCACTTGAGGCAGCTCCATTTGTCCGCCTTGTTACAGAAAAAGCATATAAATCAGGCGCAAAACATGTATATGTAGATTGGAACGATGAAGTATTAACTCGTTTAAAATTTGATTTAGCTCCTGAAGAAGCATTCTCAGAATTCCCTGCTTGGAAGGCGCATGCACGTGAAGAATTAGCAAAAGAAGGCGCTGCATTTATGTCTATCTATGCAGAAAATCCAGATTTATTAAAAGGTGTAGATGCAAAACGAATTGCAAGTGCTCATAAAGTTGCTGGAGAAGCAATGAAAGTATACCGCGATTATGTACAAGCAGATAAAGTAAGCTGGTGCGTTATCTCTGTTCCTACGAAGGAATGGGCCGCAAAAGTATTCCCTGATGTTGCACCAGAAAAGCAAGAAGAAAAGCTATGGGATGCAATTTTCCAAGCAACTCGTGCAAATCTAGAAAATCCTGTAGAAGCATGGAAAGAACATGATGAAACATTACATAAAAAAGTAGATTACTTAAATGAAAAACATTATAAAGCTCTTCATTATACAGGTCCTGGAACAGATTTAACAATTGAACTTCCAGAAAAACACGTATGGGCTGGAGCGGGTAGCCTAAATGAAAAAAATATACCATTTATGGCTAACATTCCAACAGAAGAAGTGTTTACAATGCCGTTAAAAACAGGTGTAAATGGCCAAGTATCAAGTACAAAACCATTAGTATTTGCAGGTAACATCATCGACAACTTTACACTTACATTCGAAAATGGACGCATTGTAGACTATAAAGCTGATGTTGGTGAAGAAGCTTTAAAACATTTAGTTGAGACAGATGAAGGTTCTCACTTCTTAGGAGAGGTTGCATTAGTACCTCATGATTCACCAATTTCTAATACAAATATTTTATTCTATAATACGCTATTTGATGAAAATGCATCCTGCCATTTAGCAATTGGAAATGCTTATGCATTTAACTTAGAAGGCGGTAAAACAATGACAAAAGAAGAGCTTGCTGAAAACGGAGCTAACTCTAGTATTACACACGAAGACTTTATGATTGGTTCTGCTGAGCTTGATATTGATGGAATTACAGCTGATGGAACACACGAACCAATTTTCCGTAAAGGGAACTGGGCATTCTAA
- a CDS encoding polysaccharide deacetylase family protein, with protein MKKYAAIALCTSAILAGCNSSNTSNEPKKEKTVQEQPKKQEKKVQAQGKISWSPITHESTNTTIHMTDIKDSLTEVQYKIWRTADGKESSKLFTSKEKDKQFTIPFDVKEFEGKRGEYQIEATGVKENGKNIPLTTSSIVFEQHVPILMYHAIEDYYGQGIKDLFVSPANFEAQMQYLKENGYTLLTFERWNDINKVNKPIFVTFDDGMKNNMNAFHILKKLKDDTFKPTATEYMIVDNIDAEGSLSTADIKEMVDSGIFSVQSHTATHADLPKITNYEGELKNSKDKLKKITGKPVIAIAYPFGHVNDKVVEETKKYYQFATTTKPGQFITKSETDELLKIKRVRMHHSTTVEQFGLAIK; from the coding sequence ATGAAAAAATATGCAGCTATTGCTTTATGTACATCTGCCATTCTAGCAGGTTGTAATTCTAGCAATACAAGTAATGAACCTAAAAAAGAGAAAACGGTTCAAGAACAACCAAAAAAGCAAGAAAAAAAAGTGCAAGCACAAGGTAAAATATCTTGGAGTCCCATTACACATGAATCTACAAACACAACTATTCATATGACGGATATAAAGGATTCTTTAACCGAAGTACAATATAAAATTTGGCGAACTGCTGATGGAAAAGAAAGCTCAAAATTGTTTACATCAAAAGAGAAAGACAAGCAATTTACAATTCCTTTTGATGTAAAAGAATTTGAAGGAAAACGCGGTGAGTATCAAATTGAAGCGACTGGTGTAAAAGAAAATGGAAAAAATATTCCTTTAACAACATCCTCCATTGTATTTGAGCAGCACGTTCCTATCTTAATGTATCACGCAATTGAGGATTATTATGGTCAAGGCATTAAAGACTTGTTTGTCTCACCCGCTAACTTTGAAGCACAAATGCAGTATTTAAAAGAGAACGGCTATACTTTGTTAACGTTCGAACGTTGGAATGATATTAATAAAGTAAATAAACCAATTTTTGTTACGTTTGATGATGGTATGAAAAATAATATGAATGCATTTCATATTCTAAAAAAGTTAAAAGATGATACTTTTAAGCCGACAGCAACCGAATATATGATTGTTGATAACATCGATGCAGAAGGCTCCTTATCCACCGCGGATATAAAAGAAATGGTTGATTCGGGTATTTTCTCTGTCCAATCTCATACAGCAACACATGCCGATTTACCCAAAATTACAAACTATGAGGGAGAGTTAAAAAATTCGAAAGATAAGCTTAAAAAGATAACTGGCAAACCTGTCATTGCAATTGCATACCCGTTTGGTCATGTAAATGATAAAGTGGTAGAAGAAACAAAGAAATATTATCAATTTGCGACAACGACAAAGCCAGGACAATTCATTACAAAAAGTGAAACGGATGAACTATTAAAGATAAAGCGTGTTCGCATGCATCATTCCACAACCGTTGAACAGTTTGGACTTGCTATTAAATAA
- a CDS encoding DUF1456 family protein, translating to MGMSNNDILKRVRYAMDIKDTDMVEIFKLGGIEVTKEEVVEMLTKLKKSPQNEADNDGDVVESDYVLTCDNIMLESFLNGFITFKRGKQDPKPGQPEEQAMPLQSNESANNLLLKKMKIALSLTSEDVLDILDGVGVKVTKGELGALLRKKGHKNYKECGDRYARNFLKGLAVKYRG from the coding sequence ATGGGTATGAGCAATAATGATATATTAAAGAGAGTAAGATATGCTATGGATATAAAAGATACAGATATGGTGGAGATATTTAAACTTGGTGGCATTGAAGTAACGAAAGAAGAAGTAGTTGAGATGCTTACAAAATTAAAGAAAAGTCCCCAGAATGAAGCTGACAATGATGGTGATGTAGTTGAAAGTGATTACGTACTAACATGCGATAATATTATGTTAGAGTCATTTTTGAATGGCTTTATTACTTTTAAAAGAGGAAAACAAGATCCAAAACCGGGGCAACCGGAGGAACAAGCGATGCCTTTACAAAGTAATGAAAGTGCCAATAACCTTCTTCTAAAGAAAATGAAAATAGCATTATCATTAACGAGTGAGGATGTGCTTGATATATTAGACGGAGTAGGGGTTAAGGTAACAAAAGGAGAATTAGGCGCTCTATTAAGAAAAAAAGGCCATAAGAATTACAAAGAGTGCGGTGACAGATACGCAAGAAATTTCTTAAAGGGATTAGCTGTAAAATATAGGGGATAA